From Daucus carota subsp. sativus chromosome 6, DH1 v3.0, whole genome shotgun sequence:
CCAGACGTTTGAATATGGACGACGAAGAAGAGGAGCAATACGACGAAGAAATCGAAGTGGAACACCCAGAACAGAGGGGTCCTGAAGTTAACGACAATGGCAATGGTGGAGGCCCGAATAATGACGGTGGTGGTCCAGAGAAACAAGACAGAAACAACGGACATAACAAGGGAgacaaaaagaagaagaagaaaggaagCAAGTCCACTAGGTCGCATAGCCATGACACGATGCGCAAGGAATTACAGGCCCTGAAGGAAATGGTTCAACGCATTCCTGGAGTACCGAAACCACTTGAAAAGGCTGCGCCTACGAGCTACGCGGACTCCCCTTTCTCTGACAACATCGCTCTGGTGGAGATGCCGAAGCGCTTCGCGGTACCGGTCATGAAAACCTACGATGGAACGACAGACCCACAAGAACATGTGGCACAATATAAACAACGAATGTTTACGGTATCCATCGCGAAGGAGCTGAGAGAGCCCTGCATGTGTAAAGGTTTTGGCTCAACATTGACTGGCCCGGCATTACAATGGTACGTGAGCCTCCCAAACGGAAGCATTGAGACATTCGCCGACTTAGTTGACGCCTTCAACCTTCAGTTTGCGAGTAGCAGAGTGTTTGAAAAAACTACAAGTGATCTCTATAAGATAGTTCAGGGGTTCAGAGAGCCATTGAGAGATTATTTAACAAGGTTCAATCGTGAGAAGGTGACCATCACGAATTGTGACACTCCTACGGCAGTCGAGGCATTCAGGAGGGGATTAGAAAAGGATTCGCCCTTATACGATGAGCTCACCAAGTATCCCTGCAAAACCCTAGACGACGTCCAGGCGAAGGCAATGGCTCAGGTGCGCCTTGAAGAGGACAAGAAGGATCGTGACGACAAATACTATCGTCCAAATCGTAAGATCATGACCACAAGAGACAGGGACTACAAACCATACACTAGAGACTCCAGAAGTTCAAGGGAGGAGACACGTGTGAACTCAACCCAGGAGTACGCGGATTGGAGAAAAGACCCAAACCTTCCCCCCACCTACGACAGCTATGGCTTCACGATAGCACCCGCAGCCATGATGAGGGAATTCACAAAGATGGGAGACGTAGTAAAATGGCCAGTGAAGAGCAACAAACCTAAGGCGAATCCAGAGTCCAAATTGTGGTGTGATTTTCATGGTGACTATGGTCACAAGGCGTCTGACTGCGTGGCACTGAGAAGAGAAATTCAATACCTCGTGAAAAAAGGGTATTTGACGGAATTCATGACGGGAAAGTCAGTGGCCAAAACACCGGAAAAACTACCACCACCACCTTATCAAAAGGTCGTAAACTTCATAGCAGGTGGCTCGGAGGTGTGTGGAGCAACCTACTCACAAGCAAAGCGCGTAGCGAGACGCAAAGGGAAGCAGGTCAATGTGTTGGACGCAAAAGAAGACGACATGACAGAATTGGTTTTCAACTGGTCAGACAGGAAGACCGTACAAGAACCTCAACAGGATGGCCTAGTTATCTCACTTCAAATAGGAAACTGTCTAATCAAAAGGGTGATGGTTGACAATGGTAGCGCAGCAAACATAATGACTAGAAACACACTTCAGGAGATGGGTTTGGCTGATAGTGACATGATCAAGTAGTCCACGACGCTTGTGGGATTTAGTGGCGAAACGAAGAGGACAATGGGAGAGATTACGTTACCAACTTATGCACAAGGACTCAACATGTTGACAAAATTCCTCATAATAGACTGCGAGATTACATACAACGTGATAATGGGCAGACCATGGATCCATGATTTGAAAGCAGTACCGTCAACGTTTCACCAGGTCATCAAGTTTCCAACACCATGGGGGGTTCAGCAAATTCGAGGAGAGCAATCCACAGCAAGGGAGTGCTACAAGACCTGTATGAAGCCAACCACCCAGCACGAACCTCAACTGACACCAACACCCGTGATGACGGGTCCAGAAAAACTGGCTGAAGTAAATTTAGACACAGGGGACAAAAAAGTGCTAATGGGGGAGGATCTGTCGCCTAATGTGGAAGCAAACTTGGTGGAATTCTTGACGACTCGGTTGAACGCCTTCGCATGGGAACATGAAGATATCACGGGTATCAGTGCAGATGTAATCACCCACAAGCTGAATGTAGACCCAAACTACAAGCCAGTGCAACAAAGAAGAAGGAAATTTGCGGCAGagagaaataaaataatcaacgAGGAGGTCTCACGACTACTCAAAGCAGGAATGATCAAAGAAGTGGACTACCCTGAATGGCTGGCTAATGTTGTCATAGTGCAGAAGAAGAATGGGAAATGGAGAGTTTGTGTCGACTACACGGACTTGAACAAAGTCTGTCCTAAAGACCCCTTCCCTCTTCCACACATCGACACCATGGTAGACTCAACCGCTGGACATGAACTCCTAACCTTCCTGGACGCCTCAAGTGGCTTCAATCAAATACAAATGGACCCGTCTGATGCGGAAAAGACAGCCTTTGTGACAGAAAGAGGAGTCTATTGCTATTTGGCCATGCCGTTTGGCCTGAGAAACGCAAGTGCAACATTCCAAAGGCTTGTCAACAAAATGTTCAAGGATCAAATAGGAAAGACAATGGAAGTATACATTGATGACATGGTGGTGAAGTCTCTCAATGCGGAAGATCATGTCAGAC
This genomic window contains:
- the LOC108225950 gene encoding uncharacterized protein LOC108225950, which gives rise to MTTDDQQHHGSTSQGDNPTIQQLLETIRKMQDDMISQQEAWRTERETLQRELTTARSKSNPTAREVLDTVARRLNMDDEEEEQYDEEIEVEHPEQRGPEVNDNGNGGGPNNDGGGPEKQDRNNGHNKGDKKKKKKGSKSTRSHSHDTMRKELQALKEMVQRIPGVPKPLEKAAPTSYADSPFSDNIALVEMPKRFAVPVMKTYDGTTDPQEHVAQYKQRMFTVSIAKELREPCMCKGFGSTLTGPALQWYVSLPNGSIETFADLVDAFNLQFASSRVFEKTTSDLYKIVQGFREPLRDYLTRFNREKVTITNCDTPTAVEAFRRGLEKDSPLYDELTKYPCKTLDDVQAKAMAQVRLEEDKKDRDDKYYRPNRKIMTTRDRDYKPYTRDSRSSREETRVNSTQEYADWRKDPNLPPTYDSYGFTIAPAAMMREFTKMGDVVKWPVKSNKPKANPESKLWCDFHGDYGHKASDCVALRREIQYLVKKGYLTEFMTGKSVAKTPEKLPPPPYQKVVNFIAGGSEVCGATYSQAKRVARRKGKQVNVLDAKEDDMTELVFNWSDRKTVQEPQQDGLVISLQIGNCLIKRVMVDNGSAANIMTRNTLQEMGLADSDMIK